A window from Plasmodium chabaudi chabaudi strain AS genome assembly, chromosome: 11 encodes these proteins:
- a CDS encoding actin-like protein, putative, protein MAQYSDVSSIVIDLGFENTKIGYSGDENPKSIFSSNVGVPLDLEEKIKNEIYRKCLCTKNEFYMFNLIYPLFYLQPRENIKLKNCLYLDNKNNFNINEDVLEKILFMNINGDRSVYKLIQNRIKGFIGNKLYKQTDTGNEYIDTDNINENDKNYTEVINNAQTDSEQNNYNHITNDANNLMSTLKEWTEENGYFDLDVLENSYIDICGIKNMLNKYNNVSCGLNENMENFPYVFSLPNKRNKQIKTKIAELLFEKYKIPAIYFNSKSILTGFAYNKKVCSVVDVGSCYTDFSICSDGIIDDKNYNIYNIGGTSVDMFLEELLQKHNNSSLVPYYESHKDKNMHTNKKDSYNSDNVHIDYYTKAKYIPLRDLKSYLCEVANSENEINKAKNMTFNENVDIYILPDGQNINITKFTNIACEIFFTPSLLNDTTINSHLNNLYTKEQTFEGIPTTLFNMLQNIKSIEHRHELLNNIILTGSSTLFQNFNERFINEFANLDMMNNGNFQNYQVLNNGKDFKKYSSWKGGSILSSFKNFNSFFVTRKEYEEFGFEIVNRKC, encoded by the coding sequence atggCTCAGTATAGCGACGTTTCTAGTATAGTTATCGATTTGGGGTttgaaaatacaaaaattggCTATTCAGGGGATGAAAATCCTAAAAGTATTTTTAGTTCAAATGTTGGAGTCCCTTTAGATTtggaagaaaaaataaaaaatgaaatatatagaaaatgcttatgcacaaaaaatgaattttatatgtttaatttaatatatcccctattttatttacaacCACGTGAAAATATCaaactaaaaaattgtttatatctagataataaaaataattttaatattaatgaagatgttttagaaaaaatactttttatgaatataaatggTGATAGATCAGTATATAAGTTGATACAAAATAGGATCAAAGGTTTTATAGGTAACAagttatataaacaaacaGACACTGGAAATGAATATATCGACActgataatattaatgaaaacgataaaaattatactgaagtaataaataatgccCAAACTGATTCggaacaaaataattataaccATATTACTAATGatgcaaataatttaatgtCTACTTTAAAAGAATGGACTGAAGAAAATGGCTATTTTGATCTTGATGTACTTGAAAACAGTTATATCGATATTTGTGggattaaaaatatgttgaaTAAGTATAATAATGTTAGTTGTGgattaaatgaaaacatGGAAAATTTCCCTTATGTATTTTCTTTAcctaataaaagaaataaacaaattaaaacaaaaattgctgaattattatttgaaaaatataaaattccagctatttattttaattcaaaATCTATATTAACTGGatttgcatataataaaaaagtctGCTCTGTTGTTGATGTTGGCTCTTGTTATACTGATTTTTCGATATGTAGTGATGGTATAattgatgataaaaattataatatatataatattgggGGTACAAGTGTAGATATGTTTTTAGAGGAGTTACTACAAAAGCATAATAATTCATCTCTTGTTCCATATTATGAATCTCATAAGgacaaaaatatgcacacaaataaaaaagatagcTATAATAGTGATAATGTTCATATTGATTATTATACCAAAGCAAAGTATATCCCTTTGAGagatttaaaaagttatttATGTGAAGTAGCAAATagtgaaaatgaaataaataaagcaaaaaatatgacatTTAATGAGAATGtcgatatatatatattaccaGATGggcaaaatattaatataacaaaatttacTAACATAGCttgtgaaatattttttacaccatcattattaaatgatacAACCATAAATAgccatttaaataatttgtatacAAAAGAACAAACATTTGAAGGTATACCTActacattatttaatatgttacaaaatattaagtCCATTGAACACAGACACGAATTattgaataatattatattaacagGATCATCTACATTATTccaaaattttaatgaaaGGTTTATCAACGAATTTGCTAATTTAGATATGATGAATAATGGTAACTTCCAAAATTATCAAGtattaaataatggaaaagattttaagaaatattCTTCATGGAAAGGAGGAAGCATATTATCATCTTTTAAAAACTTCAActctttttttgttacaAGAAAAGAATATGAAGAATTTGGTTTTGAGATTGTAAATAGAAAATGCTAA
- a CDS encoding UDP-N-acetylglucosamine transporter, putative, whose translation MINGESHTVSCRKTCKNGEGNKKSINNDNCSEKDEDKYKENLDDNTKKKNKPYDNSLLKIILFFVLLAHTIIIYILIRIKKIKNINCKLKDKTIIFISEIVKFIMSCFFYSKENQFNIKIMKKNLFDIVVNKKLYLVYLTLPSILYYIQNILFYISVSNIPIPLFQLLHQFRIFVVLIFTFLILKKKIQREKILSILFLFLSLISLKDYGIHFTNYFVKQNYNNTKHIGTFNNTTNHNITKYKLLNQFNVILFYYILQKKTLNKHVLNLPILLLLQKHEKKNIFKRLDSEPYSKNGLPLHNNEYYINQVLQNYKNIRNKTVVPNQFNMNSGVTKNMNNNIIVGIISTFSIALISGFSSVFLEYVYINYKHSFWVQNLFLSFFTIIISLVTNNLSIPFDTAKLSKKNQTIKNQNGNLNDEEKQDKQNIESFANTHWEDRKCPIVNKIIYYFYKYFNSLSEFIYVSTLIFLNGIGGIITSVYIIYAGSFSKFFITPISLIFNIYISSIYFKDFEFTVNYLVSLVFVSFSLYLFFKDTFKSAANKSK comes from the coding sequence ATGATAAATGGCGAGTCACACACTGTGAGTTGTAGAAAGACTTGTAAAAATGGCGAAGGAAATAAGAAATcgataaataatgataactGTTCAGAAAAAGATGAAGACAAATACAAAGAAAACCTTGACGACaatacaaaaaagaaaaacaaacCTTATGACAATTcactattaaaaataatactattttttgttttgctAGCTCatacaattataatttacatactgataagaattaaaaaaataaaaaatataaattgtaAGTTAAAAGATAAgactattatatttatatcagaAATcgtaaaatttataatgtcgtgttttttttattcaaaagaaaatcagtttaatataaaaataatgaaaaagaatttatttgatatagttgtaaataaaaaattatatcttGTATATTTAACGTTACcaagtatattatattatatacaaaatattcttttttatatatcagTGTCAAATATTCCTATTCCTTTATTTCAGTTATTACACCAATTCAGAATATTTGTTGTTTTGATATTTACATttctaatattaaaaaaaaaaatacaaagggaaaaaatactttcaatattatttttatttttatcactgATATCTCTTAAGGATTATGGAATCCATTTTACCAACTACTttgtaaaacaaaattataacaacACAAAACATATTGGcacatttaataatacaacaaatcataatataacaaaatataaactatTGAACCAGTTTAATgtgatattattttattacattcttcaaaaaaaaacattaaataAGCATGTCTTAAATTTGCCTATATTATTACTCTTACAAAagcatgaaaaaaaaaatatatttaaaaggcTAGACAGTGAGCCATATTCCAAAAATGGTTTGCCCCttcataataatgaatattatatcaACCAagttttacaaaattacaaaaatattagaaaTAAAACAGTTGTGCCAAACCAGTTTAATATGAACAGCGGtgtaacaaaaaatatgaataataatataatagtaGGAATTATTTCTACATTTTCAATAGCATTAATTAGCGGATTCTCTAGTGTATTTTTAGAATATGTATACATCAATTATAAACATTCTTTTTGGgtacaaaatttatttttatctttctttacaataataataagtttggtaacaaataatttaagcATACCCTTTGATACTGCAAAAttgtcaaaaaaaaatcaaaccATCAAAAACCAAAACGGCAATCTtaatgatgaagaaaaacaaGATAAACAGAATATTGAATCGTTTGCAAACACCCATTGGGAAGATAGAAAATGCCctattgttaataaaattatttattatttttataaatattttaattcattaagtgaatttatttatgtttctacactcatatttttaaatggcATAGGAGGAATTATAACATCagtgtatataatatacgcTGGAagtttttcaaaattttttattacaccTATTAGTTtgatatttaatatttatatatcctctatatattttaaagattTTGAATTTACTGTTAATTATTTGGTTTCTTTAGTGTTTGTTTCCTTTTCTTtgtatcttttttttaaagacaCTTTCAAATCAGCAGCTAATAAATCCAAATAA